One genomic segment of candidate division KSB1 bacterium includes these proteins:
- a CDS encoding M20/M25/M40 family metallo-hydrolase yields the protein MKRTHAAKATLILVVIALVALPLVAQELPNGETAKSYVTYLASDALQGRDTGTPGFAKAAAWVAAHFREWGLQPGGDNGTYFQEFPFEFYQADIEVPTLRVAGRPFSFQEEDFRVMAYSGGGKVGAEVVFVGYGISAPEKGLDEYAGVNTRGKVVLLMHGCPGDQEAKWGALASDSAKAAMAVQHGAVGMLMCAHFRQEDRSAWRWRLRPGNYKPGFLAFAVSDRVAQFLLIGDKEAKRQFDRRMRAEQEKLDKELKPMSHTTGKKAELSVKVVFDPNRKGKNVIAVLPGSDPQLREEAIVLGGHLDHVGVQYGEVYNGADDNASGAATVLEVARVMARNGVQPRRSIVFACWGGEERGLLGSRYYAEHPRFPIEKTVANLNMDMVGLGKKLGFPGIYYAPELWGLIRENLTPEELEFIEASRGGPGGSDHTPFITRGVPAFALMTSPFDAHPNYHHPSDDAEKIDAELMGKVARFVYKTALLLADHEGELIVEKRLPRYIHKSAVVANLHPLPYTPGMAVLDSLQDEWIDLQFVSVPFDSLLRPSDQLVNVVRSLEQASKEVGDPSRLDRAMAMMFSSRREKTAALVGLDGARTVHGDLQFLAVAGKLGARFLVLNGCDGTWITRNGLTEEGKQAVAIANEQKMLLILQNLPESVICQVVAASKAPVVVAGVAAVSDSVGQKLKENGALLAVPYDPAEGSAATVAKLRELREQLGPKSLTLYPDFGQPLRVAELDRMLELTIALKEEGWAEREITDLLGGNLREVLGRIFPSAQPRMMRPF from the coding sequence ATGAAGCGCACGCATGCAGCAAAGGCGACGTTGATCCTGGTGGTCATCGCGCTGGTGGCCTTGCCGCTGGTGGCGCAGGAGCTCCCCAACGGGGAGACCGCCAAGTCGTACGTGACCTATTTAGCCAGCGACGCCCTGCAAGGGAGGGATACTGGCACGCCGGGTTTTGCGAAGGCGGCAGCCTGGGTGGCGGCGCATTTTCGCGAATGGGGCCTGCAACCGGGCGGCGACAACGGCACCTATTTCCAGGAGTTTCCGTTTGAGTTCTATCAAGCCGACATCGAAGTGCCGACGCTGAGAGTAGCTGGGCGGCCTTTTTCGTTCCAGGAGGAGGACTTTCGCGTGATGGCCTATTCAGGGGGAGGCAAAGTCGGCGCCGAGGTCGTCTTTGTGGGCTACGGGATCAGTGCCCCGGAGAAGGGCCTGGACGAATATGCGGGGGTGAACACGCGCGGCAAAGTGGTCTTGCTCATGCATGGCTGCCCGGGCGACCAGGAGGCCAAGTGGGGAGCGTTGGCAAGCGACAGCGCCAAGGCGGCCATGGCGGTGCAGCATGGGGCCGTGGGCATGCTCATGTGCGCCCATTTCCGCCAGGAAGATCGCAGCGCCTGGCGCTGGCGACTCCGTCCCGGCAACTACAAACCCGGCTTCCTGGCCTTCGCCGTCAGCGACAGAGTCGCGCAGTTCCTTTTGATCGGCGACAAAGAGGCGAAGCGCCAGTTTGACCGTCGGATGCGCGCTGAGCAGGAGAAATTGGACAAAGAACTCAAGCCCATGTCGCACACAACCGGCAAGAAAGCCGAGCTTTCCGTGAAGGTGGTGTTTGACCCCAACCGCAAGGGGAAAAACGTGATCGCCGTGCTCCCAGGCAGCGACCCGCAATTGCGTGAGGAGGCTATTGTTCTGGGCGGCCACTTAGACCATGTCGGCGTGCAGTACGGGGAGGTCTACAACGGCGCCGACGACAATGCCTCTGGCGCGGCGACCGTGCTGGAGGTGGCGCGCGTGATGGCGCGCAACGGGGTGCAGCCGCGCAGGAGCATCGTCTTCGCTTGCTGGGGCGGAGAGGAACGCGGCCTGCTGGGTTCCCGCTACTACGCCGAGCACCCCCGCTTTCCCATCGAAAAGACCGTCGCCAACTTGAACATGGACATGGTGGGCTTGGGCAAGAAGCTGGGCTTTCCCGGCATCTACTATGCGCCTGAGCTGTGGGGGCTGATCAGGGAAAACCTCACGCCAGAAGAGCTGGAGTTCATCGAAGCCAGCCGCGGCGGCCCGGGCGGCAGCGACCACACGCCGTTCATCACGCGCGGCGTGCCGGCCTTTGCGCTCATGACCTCGCCGTTCGATGCGCACCCGAATTATCACCATCCAAGCGATGATGCCGAAAAGATCGATGCCGAGCTGATGGGCAAGGTGGCGCGCTTTGTCTACAAGACGGCGCTGCTCCTTGCCGACCACGAAGGGGAGCTGATCGTCGAAAAGCGGCTCCCCCGCTACATCCACAAATCGGCGGTCGTTGCCAATCTGCACCCGCTCCCCTACACGCCAGGCATGGCCGTGCTCGACTCGCTGCAGGATGAGTGGATCGACCTGCAGTTCGTGAGCGTGCCGTTTGACTCCCTGCTCAGGCCCTCTGATCAGCTGGTCAACGTCGTGCGCTCCTTGGAGCAGGCGAGCAAGGAGGTGGGCGATCCCTCTCGGCTTGACCGGGCCATGGCCATGATGTTCAGTTCGCGCCGCGAAAAGACCGCGGCATTGGTGGGCCTGGATGGTGCACGCACGGTGCATGGCGACCTGCAATTTCTGGCGGTGGCAGGGAAATTGGGCGCCCGCTTTCTTGTGCTGAATGGCTGCGACGGCACCTGGATCACACGGAACGGGCTCACAGAGGAGGGCAAGCAGGCTGTGGCCATTGCCAATGAGCAGAAGATGTTGCTCATCCTCCAGAACCTGCCGGAGTCGGTCATCTGCCAGGTGGTGGCCGCGAGCAAGGCGCCGGTGGTGGTGGCGGGCGTCGCTGCAGTGAGCGACTCAGTAGGCCAGAAGTTGAAGGAGAATGGCGCCCTACTGGCCGTGCCGTACGACCCTGCGGAGGGGTCGGCCGCCACCGTTGCCAAGCTCCGCGAGTTGCGGGAGCAGCTCGGCCCGAAGAGTTTGACCCTCTATCCTGACTTTGGCCAGCCGTTGCGCGTGGCGGAGTTGGATCGCATGCTGGAACTGACCATCGCCCTGAAAGAGGAGGGATGGGCCGAGCGCGAGATCACCGACCTTTTGGGCGGCAATCTGCGGGAGGTGTTGGGGCGCATCTTCCCCAGCGCCCAACCGCGCATGATGCGGCCGTTCTGA